In Primulina eburnea isolate SZY01 unplaced genomic scaffold, ASM2296580v1 ctg496_ERROPOS3583385+, whole genome shotgun sequence, a single window of DNA contains:
- the LOC140821261 gene encoding cationic amino acid transporter 8, vacuolar-like isoform X1 has protein sequence MGQKNGKFSFEASGLTTPIVPPTMDPSAAEAGNSYWRFSKNDFFPEPSFQDFSTYLSALSKTPHRLKDRLFGRSSDANELVQYKKQSENEMKQCLTWWDLIWLGFGSVVGSGIFSITGQETHDHAGPAIILSYAVSGLSALLSVFCYTEFSVEIPIAGGSFSFLRIELGDFVAFIAAGNILLEGLVGAAGLGRSWSSYFASIIKSNPDFLRIRVDSFAEGFNLLDPLAVVVLAIANGFAMTGTKRTSVLNWISSIFGIVVIVFIIVVGFVHGKSDNLVPFFPYGAEGVFTAAAVVYWSYTGFDMVANMAEEVKKPSRDMPVGLLGSMSLITVVYCLMALALTMMVKYTQVDVNAPYSFAFDGIGMKWAKYLVSIVALKGMTTSMLIGSMGQARYTTQIARVHMIPPWFALVHPKTGTPIYATLLITTGSCILAFFSSLDVLSSVLSFSTLFIFMLMAVALLFRRYYVKDVTPKSDAIKFFISLFLIFGSSLGITVLWSSKNREWTGYALSGGLWFVGTLGMAFTAKHRNPKVWGVPLVPWFPSLSIAMNLFLIGSLGSVAVWRFLICSFIMLFYYLLAGVHATYDTAHMDEQKMKLEEGI, from the coding sequence ATGGGACAAAAGAATGGCAAATTTTCGTTCGAAGCCTCAGGTCTCACCACCCCAATAGTACCGCCGACAATGGACCCTTCCGCCGCAGAGGCCGGGAACTCCTACTGGCGTTTCAGCAAGAATGATTTTTTCCCGGAACCTAGCTTCCAGGACTTCTCCACCTACCTCTCCGCCCTCTCCAAAACCCCCCACCGTCTCAAAGATCGCCTATTCGGGCGATCCTCCGACGCGAATGAACTCGTTCAGTACAAGAAACAATCGGAGAATGAGATGAAGCAATGCCTCACGTGGTGGGATCTTATCTGGCTCGGATTTGGTTCGGTCGTCGGTTCGGGAATTTTCAGCATCACTGGTCAAGAAACCCACGATCACGCTGGTCCTGCAATCATTCTGTCGTATGCTGTTTCGGGTTTATCCGCTTTATTATCTGTGTTTTGTTATACcgaattttctgttgagattccGATCGCTGGGGGGTCCTTTTCTTTTCTTCGAATAGAATTGGGGGATTTTGTTGCTTTTATCGCTGCTGGAAATATTTTGCTGGAAGGGCTGGTTGGGGCAGCAGGCTTGGGGCGTTCTTGGTCATCTTATTTTGCTAGCATTATTAAAAGTAATCCCGATTTTTTGAGGATAAGAGTTGATTCTTTTGCTGAGGGGTTCAATCTATTGGATCCTTTGGCTGTAGTGGTTTTGGCCATTGCCAATGGTTTTGCAATGACGGGCACGAAGAGAACTTCGGTGCTGAATTGGATTAGTTCAATATTCGGGATTGTGGTGATTGTGTTCATTATTGTTGTTGGTTTTGTGCATGGGAAGAGTGATAATTTGGTTCCTTTTTTTCCATATGGGGCTGAAGGGGTGTTCACTGCCGCTGCCGTAGTATACTGGTCTTATACGGGTTTTGATATGGTTGCTAATATGGCTGAGGAAGTTAAGAAACCTTCAAGGGACATGCCAGTTGGGCTGCTTGGGTCGATGTCTTTGATCACTGTCGTGTACTGCTTAATGGCGTTGGCTCTCACCATGATGGTGAAATATACTCAAGTGGATGTCAATGCCCCGTATTCTTTCGCATTCGATGGAATTGGGATGAAATGGGCCAAGTATTTAGTGAGCATTGTTGCTCTTAAGGGAATGACTACCAGTATGCTAATTGGATCAATGGGACAGGCTCGTTACACTACTCAGATAGCGAGGGTGCACATGATTCCCCCTTGGTTTGCTCTTGTTCATCCCAAGACAGGAACTCCTATTTACGCCACCCTGTTGATAACCACAGGTAGTTGCATTCTTGCCTTCTTCTCGAGTTTGGACGTTTTATCAAGTGTATTATCGTTTAGCACCCTCTTCATTTTCATGCTTATGGCCGTTGCTTTGCTCTTTAGACGGTACTACGTTAAGGATGTCACCCCCAAAAGTGATGCCATCAAATTTTTCATATCATTATTCCTTATTTTTGGGTCGTCTCTTGGGATAACGGTCCTTTGGAGTTCCAAAAATAGGGAATGGACAGGGTATGCTTTGAGCGGAGGGCTGTGGTTCGTAGGAACTTTAGGGATGGCATTTACAGCGAAACACAGGAATCCGAAAGTATGGGGGGTTCCCCTTGTTCCGTGGTTTCCATCTCTATCGATAGCTATGAATTTGTTTCTTATAGGATCTCTTGGTTCGGTTGCTGTGTGGCGGTTCCTTATATGCAGTTTCATCATGCTATTTTACTATTTGTTAGCCGGAGTTCATGCGACTTACGATACTGCTCATATGGATGAACAAAAAATGAAACTTGAAGAGGGAATATAA
- the LOC140821261 gene encoding cationic amino acid transporter 8, vacuolar-like isoform X2 gives MGQKNGKFSFEASGLTTPIVPPTMDPSAAEAGNSYWRFSKNDFFPEPSFQDFSTYLSALSKTPHRLKDRLFGRSSDANELVQYKKQSENEMKQCLTWWDLIWLGFGSVVGSGIFSITGQETHDHAGPAIILSYAVSGLSALLSVFCYTEFSVEIPIAGGSFSFLRIELGDFVAFIAAGNILLEGLVGAAGLGRSWSSYFASIIKSNPDFLRIRVDSFAEGFNLLDPLAVVVLAIANGFAMTGTKRTSVLNWISSIFGIVVIVFIIVVGFVHGKSDNLVPFFPYGAEGVFTAAAVVYWSYTGFDMVANMAEEVKKPSRDMPVGLLGSMSLITVVYCLMALALTMMVKYTQVDVNAPYSFAFDGIGMKWAKYLVSIVALKGMTTSMLIGSMGQARYTTQIARVHMIPPWFALVHPKTGTPIYATLLITTAGVHATYDTAHMDEQKMKLEEGI, from the exons ATGGGACAAAAGAATGGCAAATTTTCGTTCGAAGCCTCAGGTCTCACCACCCCAATAGTACCGCCGACAATGGACCCTTCCGCCGCAGAGGCCGGGAACTCCTACTGGCGTTTCAGCAAGAATGATTTTTTCCCGGAACCTAGCTTCCAGGACTTCTCCACCTACCTCTCCGCCCTCTCCAAAACCCCCCACCGTCTCAAAGATCGCCTATTCGGGCGATCCTCCGACGCGAATGAACTCGTTCAGTACAAGAAACAATCGGAGAATGAGATGAAGCAATGCCTCACGTGGTGGGATCTTATCTGGCTCGGATTTGGTTCGGTCGTCGGTTCGGGAATTTTCAGCATCACTGGTCAAGAAACCCACGATCACGCTGGTCCTGCAATCATTCTGTCGTATGCTGTTTCGGGTTTATCCGCTTTATTATCTGTGTTTTGTTATACcgaattttctgttgagattccGATCGCTGGGGGGTCCTTTTCTTTTCTTCGAATAGAATTGGGGGATTTTGTTGCTTTTATCGCTGCTGGAAATATTTTGCTGGAAGGGCTGGTTGGGGCAGCAGGCTTGGGGCGTTCTTGGTCATCTTATTTTGCTAGCATTATTAAAAGTAATCCCGATTTTTTGAGGATAAGAGTTGATTCTTTTGCTGAGGGGTTCAATCTATTGGATCCTTTGGCTGTAGTGGTTTTGGCCATTGCCAATGGTTTTGCAATGACGGGCACGAAGAGAACTTCGGTGCTGAATTGGATTAGTTCAATATTCGGGATTGTGGTGATTGTGTTCATTATTGTTGTTGGTTTTGTGCATGGGAAGAGTGATAATTTGGTTCCTTTTTTTCCATATGGGGCTGAAGGGGTGTTCACTGCCGCTGCCGTAGTATACTGGTCTTATACGGGTTTTGATATGGTTGCTAATATGGCTGAGGAAGTTAAGAAACCTTCAAGGGACATGCCAGTTGGGCTGCTTGGGTCGATGTCTTTGATCACTGTCGTGTACTGCTTAATGGCGTTGGCTCTCACCATGATGGTGAAATATACTCAAGTGGATGTCAATGCCCCGTATTCTTTCGCATTCGATGGAATTGGGATGAAATGGGCCAAGTATTTAGTGAGCATTGTTGCTCTTAAGGGAATGACTACCAGTATGCTAATTGGATCAATGGGACAGGCTCGTTACACTACTCAGATAGCGAGGGTGCACATGATTCCCCCTTGGTTTGCTCTTGTTCATCCCAAGACAGGAACTCCTATTTACGCCACCCTGTTGATAACCACAG CCGGAGTTCATGCGACTTACGATACTGCTCATATGGATGAACAAAAAATGAAACTTGAAGAGGGAATATAA
- the LOC140821256 gene encoding 2-oxoglutarate-dependent dioxygenase DAO-like produces MTITKSVPVIDMQDFSTLPQKMVSACEEWGCFRLINHGVPLSLMSDMKDVIRSLHDLPMEIKMRNYNHLEPSKGYTPPNIASAFFESLSLYDAGSAAAVDHFCTQLDVSPQKREIILKYTSAIHDLAKVVGSKLMDGLGLNGEKFKEGISQFKMNKYNYGPETVGLQGAVMHSDAGFFTILHDDDNVNGLEVVDKTTGELISVDHVPGTLVFNVGDAGKVWSNGRFHNVKHQVQCYEASVRITIALFVLPAEDENVQVLPGLVDPDHPALYTPFNFEHYRRQRISTDSPTGEALEFFRSHPE; encoded by the exons atgaCCATAACCAAGTCAGTTCCAGTGATTGATATGCAAGATTTCTCAACTCTGCCGCAGAAAATGGTGAGTGCGTGCGAAGAATGGGGTTGCTTCAGGCTTATCAATCACGGGGTTCCTTTGTCCCTCATGTCTGATATGAAGGATGTAATACGTTCTCTTCATGATCTTCCGATGGAAATCAAGATGCGGAATTATAACCATCTGGAGCCTTCAAAAGGGTACACCCCACCTAACATAGCCAGTGCTTTTTTCGAAAGCCTGAGTTTATACGATGCGGGCTCGGCCGCCGCTGTTGATCATTTCTGCACTCAGTTGGATGTATCTCCTCAGAAAAG GGAGATTATCTTAAAATACACTTCTGCTATTCATGATCTTGCAAAGGTCGTGGGGAGCAAATTAATGGACGGTTTGGGATTGAACGGCGAGAAATTCAAGGAAGGAATATCCCAGTTCAAAATGAACAAATATAATTATGGACCGGAAACTGTGGGATTACAGGGTGCTGTAATGCATTCAGACGCTGGATTTTTCACCATACTCCATGATGATGATAACGTTAATGGTTTAGAGGTCGTGGACAAAACCACCGGAGAGTTAATCTCTGTTGATCATGTGCCCGGAACACTCGTTTTTAATGTCGGAGATGCGGGCAAG gtgtgGAGTAATGGAAGGTTTCACAACGTGAAGCATCAAGTGCAATGCTACGAGGCTTCTGTACGTATAACAATCGCCCTTTTCGTGCTGCCTGCCGAGGATGAGAACGTTCAAGTGTTGCCGGGGTTGGTGGATCCCGATCACCCTGCCCTCTACACCCCTTTCAATTTCGAACATTACAGAAGGCAACGAATTTCTACGGATTCACCCACCGGTGAAGCTCTTGAATTCTTCCGATCTCACCCAGAATAG
- the LOC140821262 gene encoding uncharacterized protein produces the protein MAVLDIFKLSFLLSLFSTSNLSSGPGGNVGVFPPTCNRIECPSYDVIDTGDAFEIRRYNSSMWISTQRVDDISFVNATRVGFLQLFDYIQGKNDAQQKIEMTAPVITEVKPSDGPFCASSFAVSFYVPKDNQANAPSADHLHLQKWGLTYVAVRQFSGFVKDEEVGEEAAALYASVSGTVWQDAIEKSHSGDNATEYIIAQYNSPFEPRNRVNEVWLTFDL, from the exons ATGGCTGTTCTTGATATCTTCAAGCTCTCATTTCTTCTGAGTCTTTTCTCCACTTCAAACTTAAGCTCTGGCCCGGGCGGTAATGTTGGTGTATTCCCGCCCACGTGTAACCGAATCGAATGCCCGAGTTACGACGTGATTGACACCGGTGATGCGTTCGAGATCCGGCGTTACAATTCCAGTATGTGGATATCGACTCAGCGCGTTGATGATATCTCCTTTGTGAATGCCACCAGAGTGGGATTCCTCCA GCTATTTGACTACATCCAGGGAAAAAACGATGCCCAGCAGAAAATAGAAATGACGGCTCCAGTAATCACCGAGGTGAAGCCTAGTGATGGCCCCTTCTGTGCTTCATCCTTCGCCGTCAGCTTCTACGTGCCTAAAGATAACCAGGCAAATGCCCCGTCTGCTGATCATCTTCATCTACAAAAATGGGGTCTAACCTATGTAGCAGTTCGGCAATTCAGTGGATTCGTGAAGGACGAAGAAGTTGGAGAGGAAGCCGCTGCCTTGTACGCTAGTGTATCTGGAACAGTTTGGCAGGATGCTATTGAAAAGAGTCATTCAGGGGACAATGCAACGGAATACATCATCGCGCAGTATAATTCTCCGTTTGAGCCTAGAAACAGAGTAAATGAGGTGTGGCTGACATTTGATCTCTAG